AGATTGCTTCGGGCGGTTCGCATATCAAAAAGGGAAAAATCTTCTATGGATACTTTGGGTACTTGTGGAAGTCGGGCTTGCGCTTCTCGAGGAAGGCGTGCTTTCCTTCCTGAGCCTCTTCGGTGAGGTAGTATAGAAGGGTTGCGTTGCCGGCAAACTCCTGTAGGCCTACCTGCCCGTCAAGATCGGCGTTCATACCCAGCTTAAGCATGCGAAGCGCCATTGGGCTGTGCTGCATCATTATTTGGCACCACTCTACAACCTCGTCTTCGAGCTTATCGAAGGGAACGACCTTATTTACCAAGCCCATTTCCAGAGCCTCTTGTGCGCTGTACTGGCGGCATAGCAGCCAAATTTCGCGAGCCTTCTTCTGGCCTACGATCGAAGCGAGGTACGACGAGCCCAATCCGGCATCGAAGCTGCCCACCTTAGGACCTGTTTGCCCGAAGATGGCATTCTCCGAAGCGATGCTTAGGTCGCACACAACGTGTAGCACGTGTCCGCCGCCAATTGCGTACCCGTTTACCATTGCCACAACTGGCTTTGGCATCGAGCGGATTTGGCGCTGAACCTCGAGCACGTTCAGACGAGGTACCCCGTCCTTACCCACGTAACCTCCAACACCCTTA
This window of the Acetobacteroides hydrogenigenes genome carries:
- the menB gene encoding 1,4-dihydroxy-2-naphthoyl-CoA synthase, whose product is MAEKREWSTIKEYEEILFDYFEGIAKITINRPRYYNAFTPTTVSEISDALRICREDQQINVIVLTGAGDKAFCSGGDQNVKGVGGYVGKDGVPRLNVLEVQRQIRSMPKPVVAMVNGYAIGGGHVLHVVCDLSIASENAIFGQTGPKVGSFDAGLGSSYLASIVGQKKAREIWLLCRQYSAQEALEMGLVNKVVPFDKLEDEVVEWCQIMMQHSPMALRMLKLGMNADLDGQVGLQEFAGNATLLYYLTEEAQEGKHAFLEKRKPDFHKYPKYP